A genomic region of Desulforamulus hydrothermalis Lam5 = DSM 18033 contains the following coding sequences:
- the disA gene encoding DNA integrity scanning diadenylate cyclase DisA, whose amino-acid sequence MVKDEKMEDKLLKLLRLVAPGTPLREGLENILRAKTGALIVVGDSPEVMELAEGGFAINAEFTPAGLYELAKMDGAIILSEDAKRIIAANTQLIPDLIIPSSETGIRHRTAERVAKQCDVPVISISQRRGVITVYKGAIKYFLRDIGVILAKANQAVQTLEKYRSVSDRVIHELSMMELQEVVTLYDVTRAIQRIEMVLRVKKEIERYISELGTEGRLIAMQMEELVANVEEEGLLIIQDYAATLGEKTPESILRVIGSWPAEDLLDLVLIARALGYPGSASILDQSVSPRGFRVLRKIPRLPLPVIENLVDTFKYLRTILSASIEELDEVEGIGEVRARSIKEGLTRYGEMLLQDRYKNYK is encoded by the coding sequence GTGGTAAAAGACGAGAAAATGGAGGACAAATTACTAAAGCTGTTACGGCTGGTGGCTCCCGGAACCCCTTTGCGGGAGGGGCTGGAAAATATTTTGCGGGCTAAAACCGGGGCATTAATTGTGGTGGGCGACAGCCCGGAAGTAATGGAGCTGGCGGAGGGTGGTTTTGCCATTAATGCCGAATTTACACCGGCGGGACTTTATGAGCTGGCGAAAATGGATGGGGCCATTATCTTAAGCGAGGATGCCAAAAGAATTATTGCTGCCAATACACAGCTGATTCCCGATTTAATTATCCCATCCAGTGAAACCGGTATTCGACACCGTACCGCCGAGCGGGTGGCCAAACAGTGCGATGTGCCGGTGATCTCCATTTCCCAACGCCGGGGTGTTATCACTGTTTATAAAGGTGCCATCAAATACTTTTTGCGTGACATTGGGGTTATATTGGCTAAAGCTAACCAGGCGGTGCAGACGTTGGAGAAATACCGCTCGGTGTCTGATCGGGTGATTCACGAATTATCCATGATGGAACTGCAGGAAGTGGTCACCCTGTATGATGTAACCCGTGCTATTCAAAGAATTGAGATGGTTTTGCGGGTAAAAAAAGAGATTGAAAGGTATATCAGTGAGCTTGGTACGGAAGGTCGCCTGATCGCCATGCAAATGGAGGAGCTGGTGGCTAATGTAGAGGAAGAGGGTTTATTAATTATTCAGGATTATGCCGCCACGTTGGGGGAAAAAACACCGGAAAGCATTTTGCGGGTGATCGGCAGCTGGCCCGCCGAAGACCTGCTGGATCTGGTGCTGATTGCCAGGGCCCTGGGATATCCGGGAAGTGCCAGCATTCTGGATCAAAGTGTATCTCCCAGGGGCTTCCGGGTTCTGCGGAAAATTCCCAGACTGCCTCTGCCGGTAATTGAAAACCTGGTGGATACCTTTAAATATTTACGAACCATTTTAAGTGCCTCTATTGAGGAGTTGGATGAGGTAGAAGGAATCGGCGAAGTACGGGCCAGATCCATCAAAGAAGGGCTTACCAGGTACGGCGAAATGCTGTTGCAGGATCGTTATAAAAACTATAAATAA
- a CDS encoding UvrB/UvrC motif-containing protein has product MLCDRCQKRPAQVHFTQVINNTKKQMNLCAVCAAEMQAESFGFVPQLNLHDFLAGLINHHFAGANLTGNAMTRVRCERCGATESQVAQSGLFGCSECYTQFGDRVQPLLKRIHGSITHTGKVPRRTGGKALLIKEIRMLKSQLQDAVKQEEFEKAARLRDRIKELEQQMQ; this is encoded by the coding sequence ATGCTTTGTGATCGTTGCCAGAAAAGACCGGCCCAGGTTCATTTTACCCAGGTCATAAATAATACCAAAAAACAAATGAATTTGTGTGCCGTTTGCGCCGCCGAGATGCAGGCAGAGAGTTTTGGGTTTGTCCCTCAATTAAACTTGCACGACTTTTTAGCCGGCTTGATAAATCATCATTTTGCCGGCGCCAATCTTACCGGCAATGCCATGACCAGAGTGCGGTGCGAAAGATGCGGCGCCACTGAAAGTCAGGTAGCTCAGAGCGGTTTATTTGGTTGCAGTGAATGTTACACCCAGTTTGGCGACCGGGTGCAACCTTTATTAAAAAGGATTCACGGCAGCATTACCCATACCGGCAAGGTACCACGGCGGACAGGCGGCAAGGCCCTGCTGATAAAAGAGATTCGCATGCTTAAAAGCCAGCTCCAGGATGCCGTTAAACAAGAAGAATTTGAAAAGGCAGCCAGACTGCGTGACCGTATTAAAGAGTTGGAACAGCAAATGCAATAA
- a CDS encoding CarD family transcriptional regulator — MFKIGDKVVYPMHGAGVIEAIEEKEVLGEKRQYYILRLPIGDMKVMIPIHNSNEIGLRGIINREEVPTVMRVLKGKTSVMSANWNRRYRANMEKIKSGDIYEVAEVVRNLLTRDKEKGLSSGERKMLENARQILISELVLAAELEEDKARSLIDGMFA, encoded by the coding sequence TTGTTCAAGATTGGCGACAAAGTTGTTTACCCAATGCACGGTGCCGGTGTCATCGAGGCCATCGAAGAAAAAGAAGTTCTGGGCGAAAAGCGCCAGTACTATATTTTGCGACTTCCCATTGGTGACATGAAGGTGATGATTCCCATTCACAACAGCAATGAGATTGGCTTAAGAGGTATTATTAACAGGGAAGAAGTTCCCACTGTAATGCGGGTGCTTAAAGGGAAAACCTCTGTTATGTCTGCCAACTGGAACCGGCGCTACCGTGCTAATATGGAAAAAATTAAAAGCGGCGACATTTATGAAGTGGCTGAAGTGGTTCGCAACTTGCTTACCAGGGACAAGGAAAAGGGCCTTTCCTCCGGAGAAAGAAAAATGCTGGAAAATGCCAGGCAAATTCTTATCAGCGAACTGGTTTTAGCGGCTGAACTGGAGGAGGACAAAGCCCGCTCTCTGATTGACGGCATGTTTGCCTGA
- a CDS encoding CtsR family transcriptional regulator, which translates to MANISQLIEHYIKKLLQDSPYGYVELQRNELAARFRCVPSQINYVLSTRFTADNGYVVESRRGGGGYIRIVKIPLDQQGDPAVQIYRLVGEEIDQAQAEKIIKRLAEEEFITAREARIFKAVMDRNTLRLDLPWRDRLRAQLLRAMLGAVLREK; encoded by the coding sequence ATGGCTAACATATCTCAATTAATCGAACATTATATAAAAAAGCTGCTGCAGGACAGTCCCTACGGTTATGTAGAGCTGCAGCGCAATGAGTTGGCAGCTCGGTTCAGGTGTGTGCCATCACAAATCAATTATGTCCTGTCCACCAGATTTACTGCCGACAACGGTTATGTAGTGGAAAGCCGCCGCGGGGGTGGCGGGTATATTCGTATTGTAAAAATTCCTTTGGATCAACAGGGTGACCCTGCAGTACAAATTTATCGTTTGGTCGGAGAGGAAATTGATCAGGCCCAGGCGGAAAAAATTATTAAACGGCTGGCCGAGGAAGAGTTTATAACAGCCAGGGAGGCCCGCATTTTCAAAGCCGTTATGGATCGTAACACTTTGCGGCTGGATTTGCCCTGGCGTGACAGATTGCGGGCCCAGCTTCTGAGGGCGATGTTGGGGGCTGTTTTGCGAGAAAAATAA
- a CDS encoding PIN/TRAM domain-containing protein — protein sequence MIRKTIYGLIILLFGSMGFWAGLYLVSNKLVTVPATLPQLELGVIALGALLGVLAGLIGAPWIIRGGLSLTAVVDQYMARTPTQDLIMGSLGLIIGLIIANLLGSILSTMGPVGKVLWLVSTFLLGYLGLSVAVKKREEIISLFSSLPRFGKEKIAKSESKGSQIKLLDTSVIIDGRIAELCQSGFIEGVLLVPVFVVDELRHIADSADLLKRNRGRRGLDILNAMKKSADIKVQIYENTKGLDDIPEVDAKLVKLGQKLGAKIITNDYNLNKVAELQGVKVLNINELANAIKPVVLPGEEMTVTVVKDGKEMGQGVAYLDDGTMIVVDGGKRYIGQTISVLVTSVLQTAAGRMIFAKPKNPDKRPEAAGHVVSGVNAIG from the coding sequence ATGATTCGCAAGACGATTTATGGTCTTATAATTTTATTATTTGGCAGTATGGGATTTTGGGCAGGTCTTTACCTGGTTTCTAATAAACTGGTCACCGTACCGGCAACGCTGCCTCAATTGGAACTGGGGGTAATTGCCCTGGGAGCGCTGTTGGGAGTGCTGGCAGGGTTGATTGGCGCGCCCTGGATTATTAGAGGCGGACTTTCCTTAACAGCGGTTGTTGATCAATACATGGCCAGGACACCTACCCAAGATTTAATTATGGGTTCCCTCGGACTCATTATCGGTCTTATCATAGCCAATTTGCTGGGGTCGATATTATCTACCATGGGGCCTGTGGGAAAGGTCCTCTGGTTGGTCAGCACTTTTCTGCTGGGCTACCTTGGCCTGTCGGTGGCGGTTAAGAAAAGAGAAGAAATTATTTCCTTGTTTTCCAGCTTGCCTCGCTTTGGCAAAGAAAAAATTGCTAAGTCTGAAAGCAAAGGGAGTCAGATTAAACTTCTTGATACCAGTGTGATTATTGACGGGCGCATTGCAGAGCTTTGTCAGAGCGGCTTTATTGAAGGTGTTTTGCTGGTACCGGTTTTTGTGGTGGACGAGTTAAGGCATATAGCCGATTCGGCTGACCTGTTAAAAAGAAACAGGGGCCGCCGCGGTTTAGATATACTTAATGCCATGAAAAAATCCGCCGATATTAAAGTCCAGATCTATGAAAATACCAAAGGCTTGGACGATATACCGGAAGTGGATGCCAAACTGGTCAAACTGGGCCAAAAGCTGGGCGCCAAAATTATTACCAATGATTACAACTTAAATAAAGTTGCCGAGTTGCAGGGTGTAAAGGTGCTTAACATTAATGAATTGGCCAATGCCATTAAACCGGTGGTGCTGCCCGGAGAAGAGATGACGGTTACAGTGGTGAAGGATGGTAAAGAGATGGGGCAGGGGGTTGCTTACCTGGATGACGGCACCATGATTGTGGTGGACGGTGGCAAGCGTTATATCGGCCAGACCATCAGCGTGCTGGTGACCAGTGTGCTGCAAACGGCTGCCGGCCGGATGATTTTTGCCAAACCGAAAAACCCCGATAAGCGACCGGAGGCGGCCGGCCATGTTGTAAGTGGAGTGAATGCAATTGGGTAA
- the ispD gene encoding 2-C-methyl-D-erythritol 4-phosphate cytidylyltransferase, with the protein MGKVMAVVPAAGVGSRMGTNVKKQYLNLIDKPVLLHTLEVLETCPDISGMVLVVAPGEEALCRSMVQGRGFTKIMAVVPGGDHRQTSVYHGLMALPADTALVVIHDGARPLVRAAEISRAVQAAAENGAAALAVPVKDTVKVVNEQGLVVHTPPRSTLWAVQTPQVFRYELINKAHLAAREAGQLATDDCALVEALGHPVKLVPGSYENIKITTPEDLVLAEAFLRRRE; encoded by the coding sequence TTGGGTAAGGTTATGGCAGTGGTTCCCGCTGCCGGTGTCGGCAGCCGCATGGGAACTAACGTAAAAAAACAATATTTAAATTTAATTGATAAACCGGTGTTATTGCATACTCTGGAAGTTTTAGAAACCTGTCCTGATATATCGGGCATGGTCCTGGTGGTGGCGCCCGGTGAAGAGGCTTTGTGCCGGAGTATGGTGCAAGGACGTGGATTTACTAAAATTATGGCGGTGGTGCCCGGCGGCGACCACCGCCAAACTTCTGTTTATCACGGACTTATGGCATTGCCGGCCGATACGGCACTGGTAGTCATCCATGACGGGGCCAGGCCGCTGGTGCGGGCAGCGGAAATCAGTCGGGCCGTTCAGGCGGCAGCGGAAAATGGCGCTGCCGCTTTGGCGGTACCAGTAAAAGATACGGTTAAGGTTGTTAATGAGCAGGGTTTGGTGGTGCACACACCTCCCCGCTCAACCCTCTGGGCAGTGCAAACACCTCAGGTTTTTCGTTATGAACTGATTAACAAAGCTCACTTGGCCGCCAGGGAGGCAGGACAATTGGCTACAGACGATTGTGCCTTGGTGGAAGCCCTGGGCCACCCGGTCAAGCTGGTGCCCGGCAGCTATGAAAATATCAAGATTACCACGCCGGAGGACCTGGTATTGGCAGAAGCTTTTTTGCGAAGGAGGGAATAA
- a CDS encoding ATP-dependent Clp protease ATP-binding subunit, which yields MFQRFTERAQKVLVLAQEEARRLKYPYIGTEHILLGLIREGEGIAAKVLAQLNISADKVRTAVEQMVETGNQTVPADIPPTPRAKRVLELAVEESRRLGHNYVGTEHLLLGLLREGEGVAAQVLTGLGADLERVRQLVTNMLGGTPGGHQSAGGHGQGCPAGGCKTVSLDQFSRDLTRLAGEDKLDPVVGRSKEIERVIQVLSRRTKNNPVLIGEPGVGKTAIAEGLAQRIVSGNVPEILLNRRVVTLDLAGMVAGTKYRGEFEDRLKKIMEEIKQAGNIIVFIDELHTLIGAGAAEGAIDAANILKPALARGEIQTIGATTLDEYRKYIEKDPALERRFQPIQVDEPTVEETVEILKGIRDKYEAHHKVRITDEALTAAAKLSDRYITDRFLPDKAIDLIDEAASRVRIKALTMPPDLKDKEKLLEEIRKEKEAAINNQEFEKAAELRDREHAILAELNQAKENWHQSKSGDNLVVSEEDIAHIVASWTGVPVKKLAQEESERLLNLEEVLHRRVVGQNEAVKAVARAVRRARAGLKDPKRPVGSFIFLGPTGVGKTELARALAEALFGDEEAMVRIDMSEYMEKHAVSRLVGAPPGYVGYDEGGQLTEAVRRKPYSVVLLDEIEKAHPDVFNILLQVLEDGRLTDTRGRLVDFRNAVIIMTSNVGVSGLKTVGRVGFAPNTDEAKAEYEKMKERSEEALKRTFRPEFLNRIDEIIVFHSLTREHIKEIVSLMLQEVAERMAEHEVFLTFTEAAKDKLAALGYSEEYGARPLRREIQRRVEDRLSEELIKGTFNKGDKVLVDVQNEEITVRKA from the coding sequence ATGTTTCAGAGGTTTACCGAAAGAGCACAAAAAGTATTGGTGTTAGCCCAGGAAGAGGCAAGACGCTTAAAGTATCCTTATATCGGCACCGAACACATCCTGCTGGGATTGATTCGGGAAGGCGAAGGCATTGCTGCTAAGGTCCTGGCCCAGTTAAATATAAGTGCCGACAAAGTCAGAACGGCGGTTGAACAAATGGTGGAGACGGGCAATCAGACGGTACCGGCTGATATACCGCCGACGCCCCGGGCCAAACGTGTATTGGAGCTGGCGGTGGAGGAATCCCGACGCCTGGGACATAATTATGTAGGCACGGAACACCTGCTGTTAGGTCTGCTGCGGGAAGGGGAAGGAGTGGCAGCCCAAGTCTTGACAGGTTTAGGGGCGGATTTAGAGCGAGTTCGCCAGCTGGTTACCAATATGCTGGGCGGTACACCGGGCGGCCATCAATCCGCCGGCGGTCACGGCCAAGGTTGCCCGGCCGGCGGTTGCAAAACAGTGAGCCTGGACCAGTTCAGCCGGGATTTAACCCGCCTGGCGGGCGAAGATAAATTAGACCCGGTGGTAGGCAGAAGCAAAGAAATTGAACGGGTCATCCAGGTGCTTTCCCGCCGCACCAAGAATAACCCTGTTTTAATTGGCGAACCGGGCGTTGGCAAAACAGCCATTGCGGAGGGATTGGCCCAGCGGATAGTAAGCGGTAATGTGCCGGAAATTTTGTTAAACCGGCGGGTTGTTACCCTCGACCTGGCCGGCATGGTGGCCGGCACCAAGTACCGGGGCGAATTTGAAGACCGTCTGAAAAAAATCATGGAGGAAATTAAACAAGCCGGCAATATTATTGTATTTATTGATGAGTTGCACACGTTGATCGGCGCCGGGGCTGCCGAGGGAGCCATCGATGCAGCCAACATTTTGAAGCCGGCCCTGGCCCGGGGGGAAATACAAACCATTGGCGCAACCACTCTGGATGAATACCGTAAATATATTGAAAAAGACCCCGCTTTGGAAAGACGGTTCCAGCCTATTCAGGTGGATGAGCCGACAGTGGAAGAAACCGTTGAAATACTTAAAGGCATTCGTGATAAATACGAAGCGCATCATAAAGTTCGTATCACTGACGAGGCGTTAACGGCGGCCGCCAAATTATCCGACCGTTACATTACTGACCGGTTTTTGCCCGATAAAGCCATTGACCTGATTGATGAAGCGGCTTCCCGGGTGCGCATCAAAGCCCTGACCATGCCGCCGGATTTAAAAGATAAAGAAAAGTTGCTGGAAGAAATACGCAAAGAAAAAGAAGCAGCCATTAATAACCAGGAGTTTGAAAAGGCCGCTGAGTTAAGGGATCGTGAACATGCTATCCTGGCAGAGCTTAATCAAGCCAAGGAGAACTGGCATCAATCAAAAAGCGGCGATAATTTAGTGGTAAGCGAAGAAGATATTGCCCATATAGTCGCCAGCTGGACAGGGGTACCGGTGAAAAAGCTGGCCCAGGAAGAATCAGAACGGCTGTTAAACCTGGAGGAAGTGTTGCACCGGCGGGTTGTCGGGCAAAATGAAGCGGTTAAAGCGGTGGCCCGTGCGGTTCGACGGGCCAGGGCGGGTTTGAAAGACCCCAAACGGCCGGTAGGATCCTTTATTTTCCTTGGCCCCACCGGGGTAGGAAAAACGGAACTGGCCAGGGCGCTGGCCGAAGCGCTGTTTGGCGACGAAGAAGCCATGGTGAGAATTGACATGTCAGAGTATATGGAAAAACATGCGGTTTCCCGCCTGGTGGGAGCGCCTCCCGGTTATGTGGGCTATGATGAAGGGGGCCAGTTGACCGAAGCGGTCAGAAGAAAACCTTATTCAGTGGTATTGTTGGATGAAATAGAAAAAGCTCACCCGGACGTGTTCAATATTTTGCTGCAGGTGCTGGAGGACGGGCGCCTGACAGATACCAGGGGCCGTCTGGTGGATTTTCGCAATGCCGTTATCATTATGACTTCCAACGTTGGCGTATCCGGTTTGAAAACTGTGGGCAGAGTGGGCTTTGCCCCCAATACTGATGAAGCCAAAGCTGAATACGAAAAAATGAAAGAGCGTTCGGAGGAAGCGTTGAAACGCACCTTCCGGCCGGAATTTTTGAACCGGATTGACGAAATCATTGTCTTCCACTCCCTGACCCGAGAGCACATTAAGGAGATTGTCAGCCTGATGCTGCAAGAAGTAGCGGAGCGTATGGCGGAACACGAAGTTTTCCTTACCTTTACTGAAGCGGCTAAGGATAAACTGGCAGCATTGGGTTACAGCGAAGAGTACGGTGCCCGACCGCTGCGCCGGGAAATCCAGCGCCGGGTAGAGGATCGTTTGTCCGAAGAGCTGATTAAGGGAACCTTTAACAAGGGTGACAAAGTGCTGGTAGATGTACAGAATGAAGAAATTACTGTACGAAAGGCCTAA
- the radA gene encoding DNA repair protein RadA, with product MRNKTTYACQSCGHQTARWLGRCPGCGEWNSLVEEAGVVPQKTARGIAGSGPVPVTEVAAAEEERYSTGLGELNRVLGGGLVPGSLVLVGGDPGIGKSTLLLQAASAMAGSAGRVLYVSGEESVRQIKMRAQRIGALYPDLLLMAETNMAMVEKAIEEVAPMAVVLDSIQTVYHPDVASAPGSVSQVRECTGILLRVAKNKGLPVFVVGHVTKEGTLAGPRVLEHMVDTVLYFEGERHQTYRILRTVKNRFGSTNELGIFEMRGAGLAEVSNPSELFLNQREQPVAGSAVVPSLEGSRPLLVEIQALVCPSGFSVPRRMTSGVDYNRVALIMAVLERRVGLRLSAHEAYVSAVGGVKLDEPAADLAIALAVASSFKEQPLQENLVVLGEVGLTGEIRSVAGMDKRLQEACKLGFKRCLGPPLDKQTAALGIIDYIGVQSLQAAVETAIGR from the coding sequence TTGCGCAATAAAACGACTTACGCTTGTCAGAGTTGCGGCCATCAAACTGCCAGGTGGCTGGGCCGCTGCCCCGGGTGCGGGGAGTGGAATTCCCTGGTGGAAGAAGCAGGCGTGGTGCCGCAAAAGACGGCCCGGGGTATTGCCGGCAGCGGTCCGGTGCCGGTTACTGAGGTTGCGGCAGCCGAGGAGGAACGCTACTCTACCGGGCTGGGGGAATTAAACAGGGTGCTGGGAGGCGGCTTGGTTCCCGGCTCCCTTGTTTTGGTTGGCGGCGATCCGGGCATCGGCAAGTCTACTTTGCTGCTGCAGGCGGCATCTGCCATGGCCGGCAGTGCCGGCAGGGTTTTGTATGTGTCGGGGGAAGAATCCGTGCGGCAAATTAAGATGAGGGCCCAGAGGATCGGTGCACTCTACCCCGACTTGCTGCTGATGGCAGAAACCAATATGGCCATGGTGGAAAAGGCCATTGAGGAAGTGGCTCCCATGGCAGTTGTTTTAGATTCCATCCAGACTGTTTACCATCCGGATGTTGCATCAGCACCGGGCAGTGTTTCACAGGTGCGGGAATGTACCGGCATACTGTTGAGAGTGGCAAAGAATAAAGGTTTGCCGGTGTTTGTGGTGGGGCATGTAACAAAAGAAGGAACCCTGGCGGGTCCCCGGGTGCTGGAACATATGGTGGATACCGTGCTGTATTTTGAAGGGGAGCGGCATCAGACCTACCGCATTTTGCGGACAGTCAAAAACCGTTTCGGTTCGACCAACGAGTTGGGAATTTTTGAAATGCGTGGGGCAGGGCTGGCAGAGGTCAGCAACCCTTCGGAGTTATTTTTAAACCAACGGGAACAGCCGGTGGCAGGTTCCGCTGTGGTACCCAGCCTGGAGGGCAGTCGCCCCCTGCTGGTGGAAATTCAGGCGCTGGTTTGCCCCAGCGGCTTTAGTGTTCCCAGGCGGATGACCTCAGGGGTAGATTATAACCGGGTGGCGCTCATCATGGCGGTTTTAGAACGCCGGGTGGGGCTGCGGCTGTCGGCCCATGAAGCCTATGTCAGTGCCGTGGGCGGCGTCAAGTTGGATGAACCGGCTGCCGATCTGGCCATTGCCTTGGCGGTGGCGTCCAGCTTTAAAGAGCAGCCGTTGCAGGAAAACCTGGTGGTGCTGGGCGAAGTGGGGCTCACCGGAGAAATCAGAAGCGTGGCGGGTATGGATAAGCGACTGCAAGAAGCGTGTAAACTAGGTTTTAAACGATGTCTGGGGCCGCCCCTGGACAAGCAAACAGCCGCCCTGGGCATAATAGATTATATAGGTGTACAATCGCTTCAGGCAGCAGTGGAAACCGCCATTGGGCGGTAA
- a CDS encoding protein arginine kinase → MSLKETVNNPYSKWLDASGPESDVVISSRVRLARNLAGFPFPHLLGHENADKVLYAVQSAINRQEVKETVGQLELYRMTELSPTERQILVEKHLISPDLLEQAEKRGVVLRADEVISVMVNEEDHLRIQCLLPGLQLKECWDMANTVDDALEQTLDFAFAEETGYLTACPTNVGTGLRASVMLHLPALVVTQQINAVLHSLSKLGLTVRGLYGEGTQATGNLFQVSNQVTLGLTEEEIIDNLVMVARQLANQERAARRALYREQQHQIEDRVWRAYGLLKYARTMTSGDAMTLLSDLRLGVDMGIIPGIPAGLIMELIVMTRPAFLNKLKGTELNPYQRDLCRATLIRERLNTISSG, encoded by the coding sequence ATGTCACTCAAAGAAACCGTCAATAACCCTTACAGCAAATGGCTGGATGCCTCCGGCCCGGAAAGCGATGTTGTTATCAGCAGCCGAGTGCGTCTGGCCAGAAACCTGGCAGGGTTTCCTTTTCCTCACCTGCTGGGCCACGAAAATGCCGATAAAGTACTGTATGCGGTGCAATCTGCCATCAACCGCCAGGAAGTAAAGGAAACCGTCGGCCAGTTGGAATTGTACCGGATGACTGAGTTATCGCCTACCGAAAGACAAATACTGGTGGAGAAGCATCTGATCAGCCCTGATCTGTTGGAGCAAGCAGAGAAGCGAGGGGTGGTCCTAAGGGCGGATGAAGTTATCAGTGTCATGGTCAATGAGGAAGACCACCTGAGAATCCAGTGTTTATTACCGGGCTTGCAACTTAAAGAATGTTGGGACATGGCCAATACGGTGGATGACGCTTTGGAACAGACACTGGACTTTGCCTTTGCAGAAGAAACAGGTTATTTAACAGCCTGCCCCACCAATGTGGGTACCGGTTTGCGTGCTTCCGTAATGCTGCATCTGCCGGCGCTGGTGGTGACCCAGCAAATAAATGCCGTACTGCACAGTCTTTCCAAACTGGGTTTGACTGTTCGGGGCTTGTACGGCGAAGGAACCCAGGCTACCGGCAATTTGTTTCAGGTATCTAACCAGGTCACCCTGGGACTAACCGAGGAAGAAATTATCGACAATCTGGTTATGGTGGCCAGGCAGCTGGCCAACCAGGAGCGGGCGGCCCGGCGGGCTTTATACCGGGAACAGCAGCACCAAATTGAAGACCGGGTTTGGCGTGCCTACGGCCTGCTGAAGTATGCCCGAACCATGACTTCCGGCGATGCCATGACCCTGTTATCTGATTTAAGACTGGGCGTGGATATGGGCATCATACCAGGTATTCCGGCGGGTTTAATTATGGAGCTGATCGTAATGACCAGGCCGGCCTTCTTAAACAAATTAAAAGGAACCGAGTTAAACCCGTATCAAAGAGATCTTTGTCGAGCAACCTTAATCAGAGAACGGCTTAATACAATATCATCCGGATAG
- the ispF gene encoding 2-C-methyl-D-erythritol 2,4-cyclodiphosphate synthase, with translation MRVGIGYDVHKLVPERPLILGGVTIPYERGLLGHSDADVLVHAIMDALLGAAAMGDIGVHFPDSDPRYKGIASLKLLAEVKAKLAAANYEINNLDAVVVAQAPKLAPHIPAMRENIARVLGLLPAAVNVKATTTEQLGFAGRGEGIAAYAVCTLQRAAG, from the coding sequence GTGCGAGTTGGCATAGGGTATGATGTACACAAGCTGGTGCCTGAGCGGCCGTTAATTTTAGGAGGGGTCACGATTCCCTACGAACGGGGGCTGCTGGGGCACTCGGATGCGGACGTACTGGTTCATGCGATTATGGACGCTCTTTTGGGTGCTGCTGCCATGGGGGATATCGGGGTCCATTTTCCCGACAGTGATCCACGTTATAAAGGGATTGCCAGTCTGAAGCTGCTGGCGGAAGTCAAAGCTAAGCTGGCGGCAGCCAACTATGAGATTAACAACCTGGATGCTGTGGTGGTGGCCCAAGCGCCCAAGCTGGCCCCTCATATTCCAGCCATGCGGGAAAATATTGCCAGGGTTTTGGGGTTGCTGCCGGCAGCCGTTAATGTTAAAGCCACCACCACCGAACAGTTAGGCTTTGCGGGAAGAGGCGAAGGCATTGCGGCTTATGCGGTGTGTACTCTGCAAAGGGCAGCGGGTTAA